The proteins below are encoded in one region of Gopherus flavomarginatus isolate rGopFla2 chromosome 12, rGopFla2.mat.asm, whole genome shotgun sequence:
- the LOC127032526 gene encoding olfactory receptor 5V1-like — protein sequence MPMKNQTTVTEFILLGLSSDPQMQIFLFSVFLVIYLITLGGNIVIMVVIRTDSHLHTPMYFFLFHLSFVDICYSSVTVPNALRNFLVVHKTISVNGCIAQMFFIFLSAGAESSILLAMAYDRYAAICDPLHYVERMSKRICVQLVSGAWITAFFYALLNNVFTLKLHFCGSNQIHHFSCELPPLLQLACTDTLTNQVVLLTSFVIFGSSSFLLMLISYIYIISTILRIRSAEGRRKAFSTCSSHLIVVGLLYFTAFFQYTKSSSVSSVVLDEIFSIQYSVLTPMLNPIIYSLKSKEMKTALRKMLRKLKFLK from the coding sequence ATGCCAATGAAAAATCAAACCACAGTGACCGAATTTATTCTCCTGGGACTTTCCAGTGACCCTCAGATGCAGATTTTTCTCTTCTCAGTGTTTTTAGTTATTTACCTAATCACTCTGGGTGGTAACATAGTGATCATGGTGGTGATAAGAACTGATTCTCACCTTCACACCCCTATGTATTTCTTCCTTTTCCATTTATCCTTTGTTGATATCTGCTATTCTTCAGTCACAGTGCCTAACGCACTGAGGAACTTCCTAGTGGTGCACAAAACTATTTCTGTCAATGGCTGCATTGCTCAGATGTTCTTCATCTTCCTCTCAGCTGGTGCTGAAAGTTCCATTCTCTTAGCCATGGCTTATGACCGCTACGCtgccatctgtgacccattgcatTACGTGGAGAGAATGAGCAAAAGGATCTGTGTTCAGCTGGTGAGTGGGGCATGGATCACAGCCTTCTTTTATGCCCTTCTTAACAATGTTTTTACTCTGAAGTTGCATTTCTGTGGCTCCAACCAAATCCATCATTTCAGCTGTGAGCTCCCTCCTCTGTTACAACTGGCCTGCACTGACACCCTCACCAATCAAGTGGTGCTTCTTACTTCTTTTGTGATATTTGGGTCAAGCTCTTTCCTCCTCATGCTGATCTCCTACATTtacatcatctccaccatcctgaggaTACGCTCTGCAGAGGGCAGGCGTAAAGCCTTCtctacctgcagctcccaccttatTGTGGTTGGTTTGTTGTACTTCACAGCTTTTTTCCAGTACACAAAATCCAGCTCAGTCTCTTCTGTGGTGCTGGATGAAATATTCTCCATCCAGTACAGTGTCTTgacccccatgttaaaccccatcatctacagtcTGAAAAGCAAGGAGATGAAAACAGCTCTAAGGAAAATGTTGAGAAAATTAAAGTTTCTCAAGTAA
- the LOC127032542 gene encoding olfactory receptor 5V1-like codes for MENQTEVTEFIILGLSNDPQMQIFLFMVFSAVYLITLLANMVIMLAIRADPHLHTPMYFFLSHLSFVDICYSSAIVPNMLVHFVAEHKTISVNSCIAQVFFIFLLATNEIFILSAMAYDRYAAICAPLRYLERMSKGICVQLVSGAWAISFIHALLNTVFALKLHFCGPNQISHFSCELPSLLHLSCTETFTNQVLLLTSILIFGSSSFLFTLISYIHIISTILRIQSEEGKHKAFSTCSSHLIVVGLFYVTGFLQYTKPSSVSSVVLDEMFSIQYSILTPMLNPIIYSLKNKEMKTAIGKKLGKFKFLK; via the coding sequence ATGGAAAATCAAACTGAAGTGACTGAATTTATTATCCTGGGACTTTCCAATGACCCACAGATGCAGATTTTCCTCTTCATGGTGTTTTCAGCTGTCTACCTAATCACACTGTTGGCAAACATGGTGATCATGCTGGCGATAAGGGCTGATCCTCACCTTCACACCCCAATGTATTTCTTCCTGTCTCATTTATCCTTTGTTGATATCTGCTATTCCTCAGCCATTGTCCCTAATATGTTGGTGCATTTTGTAGCAGAGCACAAAACCATTTCTGTCAATAGCTGCATTGCACAGGTGTTTTTCATTTTCCTGCTGGCTACTAATGAAATTTTTATTCTCTCAGCAATGGCTTATGACCGCTATGCTGCCATCTGTGCCCCATTGCGTTACTTGGAGAGAATGAGCAAAGGGATCTGTGTTCAGCTGGTGAGTGGTGCATGGGCAATAAGTTTCATCCATGCCCTGcttaacactgtttttgccctcaAGTTGCATTTCTGTGGGCCCAATCAAATCAGCCATTTCAGCTGTGAGCTCCCTTCTCTATTACATCTGTCCTGCACTGAGACCTTCACTAATCAAGTGCTGCTTCTTACTTCTATTCTGATATTTGGATCAAGCTCCTTTCTCTTCACTCTGATCTCCTACATTCACATCATCTCCACTATCCTGAGGATACAGTCTGAGGAGGGCaagcataaagccttctccacctgcagctcccacctgatTGTGGTCGGCTTGTTCTACGTGACAGGTTTTCTCCAGTACACAAAACCCAGCTCAGTTTCCTCTGTGGTGCTCGATGAAATGTTCTCCATCCAGTACAGCATCTTaacccccatgttaaaccccatcatctacagcctgaaaaacaaAGAGATGAAAACAGCTATAGGGAAAAAATTGGGGAAATTTAAATTTCTCAAGTAG